One Primulina eburnea isolate SZY01 chromosome 4, ASM2296580v1, whole genome shotgun sequence genomic window, CTGGGAAAAGTGGACTTCATTGCCGTAGATGCACAAACTTTGGATGGTTAGGACTATAATTCATTCTGTGATATAATTCCATTTGTATCTACGTTTGTTATGGATTTGGTTGCCACGGCAGCATATTTCATATTGAAACAAAAAAAGGCATCTTTAGGAAAGCGGCATAACTTTGGTTGATCTGACTTCGGTAAGTGAAGTTCGAGTTTTCACCCATACAACTGAAGGATAATATTCATCATTGTTGAAAGTAATGGAAGATGTCCATCAATCTTGAAAATACAAACCATGATCACTGTTGGGATTGGACTTGTTGAATTTCCTGCAGCAAGGCTGATAAAAGTGGTTCAAAATTCAACatgaattcaaatttttttaccaTCTACCTCAAGCTAGAGAATAAAAGCCATGTGTCTGTTACAGGTCATCCACAAAGTGACCTCACATCAGCCACCTGGAATTTCATCAGAAACGTCTCTAAAGGTACTCACCGACTGCAGGTTGGAAATATTATTGAGTTTATGAGGGAAGAATATATGTACCTATAAAATTGTTGCATTTGTATAGATATTAACTCTACTCCAAGCGTTTTGTTGACCCATATCCCTTTATATCGGCCGGATCGGTCTCAATGTGGCCCTCATCGCTCCTCGGCAATTATCAATCAGGTATTTACGTTTATTCCTTCCATTGCCTTTAAAATATGACATGTTTCAGAAATATGCTACATCTTTTACTAGAGTCTGTTGCCACAGCATTATTCTGCAGTTTGATCTTTCATCCTTTCGTTGTTTATTACAGAGAATGTACCGGGCACGCCATACTCAAGAAATCATGTGAGCCATTTTTTTCATTGTACTAGCCGTTTGTACCACGTTTAACTATTTGGGGCTTCATTATTTGATTCAATCTTGTTGGTTCATTGTCTGGTACAGGTACCAGAATTATATCACTAAAAACTCAACGGACGACCTTATGGACTTGATTAGACCCGTGTGTATTTTTTTCTTCCTCAATTCAAGTTATGGAAAAAAAGATGCAAAACTGTGTCATGTTATTGAATGTTTGAGAACAAGTTTGTGCTTCTATAGGCACTGGTCCTCTCCGGTCATGATCATGATCAATGTACAGTTACCCACATATCTAAGAATGGTCAAGTAAATGAGGTATGAGCTCCTTGTACTTTCTTTCCCTACCATGCATAATCCGTGATGAAATTTACGattgtttttatgttttttgCAAATTTCCAGCATACTTTAGGAACTGTGAGCTGGCAGCAGGGAAACTTATATCCTTCCTTTATGTTATTATCAGCCAGAAATTACATATCAAATGGGACCACTTCAGATGATGCTGTATTAACTCACCTATGCTTCCTTCCTATGCAAACACACATTTACATTTGGTAATTTTGGTTAGCTACATCTGATTTTTCTGCTGTAATACTCTATTATTTTTACCTTAGATGCCACTTTGAAATTCTATATGTATGGTAATTGTATCAGGTATTTATCACTCTTTGCCATTACCCTTGTGATTGCCCTTCTTGGGCCGGCAAATGAAGCTCTCATTTTACGCAAGCTCGGTGCTTTAATAGGTTGTCTCCGAAACCTATTTAACTTCAGCAGCTTTTTCAACTCCGTGAAAGAGAAAAACGAAGATGATAATTGTGAATATGAAGAGATTTGGGATGCAGAAGGATCAATGCACCTAATCAAGAAAACCTCGAAGGCTACCACAAAACCCTTAGACGAGAGAAACTCGATGGAGAGGTAGGCCAATATGCATCTGAACATTTTCTATATATGCATTACTTGTTTTAATCAAAATGTGTTTCTCCTACCATATGCAGGGGCAATGCTGTTATGAGGTCGGTAGCCAGGAAACAGACCAGCCCGGAAATTGATGTTAGTATACATGTGGAATCAGATGTAAAATTACCAACTAGATCAATCAGATCAAAGTGGCGAATG contains:
- the LOC140829168 gene encoding uncharacterized protein C630.12, encoding MSKWTLFLSMVWALSLLYGEWFAFLVPSLWTCSWPHLHHQSLPLLSGVDDPSNFVKVLVIADPQLMDRTSLHLAPKSLALEIAQFYTDLNMRRAFILSMLPFNPDVILFLGDYFDGGDFLSDEDWQDSLSRFKHIFNLNMAKRTSNIKVYHLSGNHDIGYAAVNSQKPDIIKRYEREFGGRNFKVTLGKVDFIAVDAQTLDGHPQSDLTSATWNFIRNVSKDINSTPSVLLTHIPLYRPDRSQCGPHRSSAIINQRMYRARHTQEIMYQNYITKNSTDDLMDLIRPALVLSGHDHDQCTVTHISKNGQVNEHTLGTVSWQQGNLYPSFMLLSARNYISNGTTSDDAVLTHLCFLPMQTHIYIWYLSLFAITLVIALLGPANEALILRKLGALIGCLRNLFNFSSFFNSVKEKNEDDNCEYEEIWDAEGSMHLIKKTSKATTKPLDERNSMERGNAVMRSVARKQTSPEIDVSIHVESDVKLPTRSIRSKWRMIIWRLLRTFRVLVIVAVINVPLYVLLVFKDWIDK